The following nucleotide sequence is from Peribacillus sp. ACCC06369.
TTGCGATTGCATCTGTCTTTTAGTTAATGGATCATTGTCGATATTTACAAATAGAAAATCATGTTCTAATACTCTCTAATCGAGAGGTATCTTTGGAGTTGTTCTTTCATCCTGTTCTGAATCGGTACGAAGCGTTGTTTGTATCCCTTTGTGTTTTGAATCAGTATTCTTGAGCGCGAGTAATCAATGTCTTTTATATTGATTCCTATACATTCAGATGCCCTTATACCTGTTTCAAGCAGCATCATAATAGTTAAGTCTCTGATGCCTGTAAATTTTCTGTGATTAGGTTGTTTAAAGAGAAGGTCAAGTTCATCATTTGTATATGTTGGAACAGCGCACTTCCTATCTTTTACCAGCTTTATTTCACTCATTGGATTTTGTTTCTTCGTTATTAGCCGTTCTCTAACGAGGAAATTAAAGAAAGCTCTTATCTCCCTTAAACGCGTGTTAATAGTTACGGTCTTACAATTCTTGCTTTTCATATAACGAATGTCGCTTCGATTCAATGGTTCGAGAATTAGATAAGAAAAAAAGGATATACTGGAATAAAAGGGATTTAATTTGAATTTTTTACCATTACACCTTCTATGAGACAGGTAATTTTGTAGTAAGTGTAGAATTAACTGAGGAAGAAATTAAAGAACTCGGGTTCAATGAGAAGGAGGAAGAAGAGTAATGAATAAAGACAACCTATTTATATATATTCATTCATCCTGCATCTACAAA
It contains:
- a CDS encoding tyrosine-type recombinase/integrase is translated as MSEIKLVKDRKCAVPTYTNDELDLLFKQPNHRKFTGIRDLTIMMLLETGIRASECIGINIKDIDYSRSRILIQNTKGYKQRFVPIQNRMKEQLQRYLSIREY